The DNA segment GCTCTTTAGCCAATACCTGAAGATGCAGGATTTCTCCTTGCTCCTGGTATATCTCCTGAGTATCAGCGAGTGCAAGTTGATAGGTACTGTAATAGCGGTGGGAAACGTCCACCAGTGGGCCGTCAAAGTCGCAAAACACAGTCAGTTTTTGGAAATGAGGGGCAGCGGCTTGACGCCGGTAGGGCTGAGGTGGTTGCAAATCTGAGGCGGCGGGGCAGCAGTTCATAGGACGTTACGAATCCGAACTTTTTGATACGTTTATTTACATTAACAGGTGCGACATAAGTTGTCATGGGATTTAGCCCTCAAAATATATTAGACCTATTTATAGGGATATGTCGCGATCGCGTAAGTATCGGGGTGAAAATCGGGGTGAAAATCAAGATAACTACTGAAGGTGGGTAATCGCAAATTAGTGATTGGTTCCCCGACGGATGAATTTCTCAAAGCAAAGCACCATGAAACGGTGCTTATCGGCTCAGATGCGCCCCCCATATTCTGCTGTTGACAGGTAAACACGCGCTCCTCTTTTTTTGCAGGGATAATCCACCTAGCATCCCTCCCTAAGCCTGCTGCTGCTAAAGTAGGCTGGCTATTACACTCAGGTGTAGCCAGGACAGCAGCAAACTCATGGACAACTTTTCCGCAAACACCCAATCGGATGCACTCCAACAGGAGTCCCCTTTTACCTCCTTCGACCGCGCGATGATGCAGCGGTGTATAGAATTAGCTCGTCGCGCCTTGGGACAAACCGCGCCTAATCCCCTAGTGGGTTCTGTCATTGTCCAGGATGGGCAGATTGTGGGGGAAGGGTTTCATCCCGGTGCCGGTCATCCCCATGCAGAAGTCTTTGCGCTGCGGGACGCCGGTGAACGAGCCAAAAGAGCCACAATTTATGTAAATCTGGAACCTTGTAACCACTACGGACGGACGCCTCCCTGTTCGGAAGCGTTGGTAGCCGCAGGGGTGAACAAGGTGGTGGTGGGCATGGTAGACCCCGATCCGCGCGTATCGGGAGGAGGGATTGAGCGGTTACGAGCAGCGGGCATAGAAGTTGTGGTGGGCGTGGAAGAAGACGCCTGTCGGCAGCTAAATGAGGCTTTTATCCATCGCGTTCTCTACCAGCGTCCGTTTGGCATTTTAAAATACGCCATGACTTTGGATGGCAAAATTGCTACAACCACCGGACATAGTGCCTGGATCACCAGCCCGAATGCCCGCAATGAGGTACATCGAATGCGGGTGGCGTGTGATGCGGTGATCGTGGGCGGCAATACGGTGCGTCTGGATAACCCCCACTTGACTAGCCATCAGACAGAGGCACACAATCCCTTGCGGGTAGTCATGAGTCGCACGCTGGATTTGCCCGTCGAGGCTCATGTGTGGGAGACGGTGGAGGCTCCCACTTTAGTGCTAACAGAGGTGGGAGCTAATCCGGATTTTCAGCAGATGCTGTTGAAAAAGGGTGTGATGGTAGTGGAGCTGACTCCACTAACACCGACCAAGGCAATGGCGTACCTATATGAGCGTGGATTATCGAGCGTGCTGTGGGAATGTGGCGGCACTTTAGCAGCAAGCGCGATCGCAGAAGGGACAGTGCAAAAAATTCTTGCCTTCATTGCTCCCAAAATTGTCGGCGGCAGGTTGGCTCCTTCTCCTATTGGGGATTTGGGGTTTGCAAGCATGACAGAGGCACTCTCTTTAGAGCGCGTCTGTTGGCGAGCTGTCGGCTCAGATTGTCTGGTTGAAGGTTATTTACCCTTAGCAGTCAGTAGTCAATAGTCAGTGGTTATTGGTCATTACGTTAATGGCGAATAGCTAATTGTCAATTGCCATTCGCCATTAGCAAAGCTGATAGCTATCAAAATATGCTCGAAGTGATTGTGTGGAGCCTGTTGGTTGGAAGTTTTGGTCTGGAGGCAGTCATGGTAAGCGGATGGATGCGCTGGCAGCAGGTGAGTACAGGTCAGCAACATGAAGAAGAGGAAGAAACTTTAACTCGTTATGAATCTAAACAAGACGTGGCACCCGCAGAGCCGCCTTGTAATGGTTCCTCGCCACCGATATTTAAAGATCCGCGACTGATGGGCTGGGAATTTAAAATTGTGCGAGCTAAAAGCGATTTATTTCGCAATCCAACAGTTTTTCAAAAGCTGTGTGAAGAAGAGGCACAATCCGGCTGGATTTTGTTAGAGAAAATGGATGATCGGCGGGTGCGGTTCAAGCGACCGACTGCCATGCGGGACATGATTCCATCAGAATCTCTGGCTTATGACCCCTATCGCAGCCATTACGGGCCTGTATTGACGCGGCGTACCTGGGTGGCTGCGATCGCGGCTGTGATGGCGATAAGTTTACCGGCTTATTTGGGCTATGCCCTCGTGTCGGCAACGCTGGCGAATTCTTCACAGGTTAATCCACCAGCGGCACCCCCACCGGAGCCGCAGTCTTTCCCAAAGCGTCCGTTGGCACCCAAGTAGCTCTTCGGCTTCTAATAAATAATTGGCACTTTAGCAAGTAGAGACGCGATGTGGATCGCGTCTCTACTTGCTAATGGATTGTTAATTGGTTTCTTGCCAGACAGACTGACGCTCTTGAGCAAGATCCCGGATCAGGGATAGCTTTGAGTGCAGATAGTCAGTCATAATATTTGTTTCGTCGGAATTGAGCGATCGCTGTTGTTTCAGTTGCTTCAGCAGCCACTGTACTAGGCTGGCATCGTCTAACTTCAATAACATATTGGCCTGAGTAGTTTCAATTAAAGCCCAAAGCTGACGCAGCATTGTGGGAGTCATAAAACCTCCTATAAGCGGATAGCTGTTCTGAGTGCCGAATTGGCTAGGAACGAGTGTTATGTGGGTGGTGGGAGCAGATGGGTACGGCACACTGCCTCTTATTTAATTATTCCTTTAGCTTTCCACGATAACTTATCTGGTAATACCAAAATCGCGATCGCACAAGTTGCAACAAGAGTTACCAAATACTTAACAAAGCGAACAATAACTTGACAGGGACTCAAATGGAAAGTTAAGACAGTTCGGTGTTAACGATGGTTGAGAGCCTTCCAAGGTTGGCAAAAACCTCTAAAACGCCACCCTAACCCTCATGAAAAAATTAGGCTCCATAGGCGTTTCAGCGAGATAGAGCCAAGAAAGAGGCTAGAAGACTCGGCGATAAGTGTATTGGACATTCTGGAACCTCTTTCTGGGAACGCTAGTAGCACCAGGCGCTCTTCTCAGAATCTGCTGTTAAGCACGACAAACATTATTAAGGTATGCTTAACATAAAGTCTGATTCTAATTGCCTTGTAGAGGCTAAAAAGCTTTATAAACTCTTTCTGTCGATTAACACATTATTTGTCGTCTTAACAAATTATTGTCGCCGAAGTTGTCATGGCTAAAACCTTTACCCTTCAAAGGCTTTAGCCATTTTTAATGTGTTTTCCTCCAAAATCAATTTTAACACATTATTTGTCGTTATTTAAATAATTAACAATTTAGATGTCGCTTATTTGAAATTTACCTTTTCCAAATTTTCTACATTCCTTAACAAATAAAGTGTCGCTTTTTGGAAATAAACATGTATTATATTAATCAAGTGATTAATACAAATGTACTAAGTCGCGCTGTGTATTAGGTCTATTCACTTCTTTACCTCTGTAGGACGAGAACCAGAATGCTGATACCTAGCTCTCGTCGCTCTTAAACTCGGCGATGCTACACCGCTACTAATTCATGCTTTGACATAGAAGCCCGACTATGGAAGAAATGCCACTGATAGATCCTGGTGTTGAATCTCTTCTTTCTGATGAGGACAATGACCGAGAAGAAATCCAACAGAAAGAAGTAACAGAAGAAATTGCGATCGTAACTGAACTGTCAGACGAAGCAAAGTTCAGGATGGAAGTGATTCAAAGCCTGATTGCACCATGCGATCGCAAAACCTATGGGCAAAAATTAAAGGAAGCAGCGGACAAACTCGGAAAAACGGTTCGGACAGTACAGCGACTCGTTAACAAGTATCAGAAAGAAGGTTTATCGGCGATTACTGACACTGAGCGCTCCGATAAAGGCAATTACCGAATTGATCCTGACTGGCAAGATTTTATTATTAAAACCTTTAAGGAGGGGAATAAAGGTAGTAAAAAAATGACTCCGGCTCAAGTGGCAATTAGGGTACAAGCTAGAGCGGAGCAGCTAGGTTGCGAGAAATACCCTAGCCATATGAGTGTGTATAGGGTTCTTAATCCTATAATTGAGCGACAAGAACAGAAACAGAAGATACGAAATATTGGCTGGCGAGGGTCAAGAGTATCCCATAAGACTCGCGATGGGCAAACTCTGGACGTGCGGCATAGCAATCATGTCTGGCAGTGCGATCATACAAAATTAGACATCATGTTGGTGGATCAATATGGTGAACCTTTGGCTCGTCCTTGGCTAAGCAAAATCACCGACAGTTATTCTCGCTGCATCATGGGCATTCATTTAGGCTTCGATGCACCGAGTTCTCAAGTTGTTGCCTTAGCTTTGCGCCATGCAATTTTACCCAAGCACTATAGTTCTGAATTTAACCTTCATTGTGAGTGGGGAACTTATGGCATTCCAGAAAACTTGTTCACTGATGGTGGCAAGGATTTTCGTTCGGAGCATTTGAAGCAAATTGCTTTTGAACTTGGCTTTGAGTGCCATTTGCGCGATCGCCCTTCTGAAGGGGGTATAGAAGAACGGGGATTTGGGACAATTAATACTGATTTTCTAGCCGGGTTCTACGGATATTTAGGCTCAAACGTGCAGGAACGCTCAGAGAAAGCTGAGGAAGAAGCTTGCGTAACGCTACGGGAGATACATCTGCTATTGGTGCGCTACATCGTTGATAACTACAATCAGCGCATTGATGCCAGAACAAAAGATCAGACTCGTTTTGAACGGTGGGATGCAGGATTGCCTACTTTGCCGCCTGTAATTAAGGAGCGGGAATTAGATATTTGCCTGATGAAAAAAACTCGCCGCAGTATCTATAAAGGTGGGTATTTAAGCTTTGAAAATATCATGTATCGGGGTGATAGCCTGCCAGTTTACGCTGGTGAAACTGTAACCCTCCGATTTGACCCTAGAGATATCACCACCGTTTGGGTATACCGTTCGGAGATGGGAAAAGATGTATTTCTAACTGCTGCCCATGCTCTAGATTTAGAAACGGAGCAACTTTCTTTTGAAGATAATAAAGCGGCTAGTCGTAAACTGCGTAAGGCGGGGAAAGATATTAATAATAAATCTATCTTGGCAGAAGTCCGTGAGCGGGATGTTTTCATCAAGCAAAAGAAAAAAAGCCGACAGGAACGCAAAAAATCAGAACAAGCTCAGGTGCATCCTATTTACGAGTCACCTAAAAATATTCAATTAGAAGCGGTGGAATCTTCTGAAACACAGCCTGAAACTCAACCGCAACGTCCTAGAGTCTTTAACCTTGACCAACTCAGTAGAGATTACGATGAATAGTTTTTAAACCCTTAGGTATCCCTTGCTCACAAATATCAAAATTTATTTTAACGAAATTCTTGTTGTTTAAGATTTAAAAAAAAAACAATACTGATAATGACAGATACTAATTTGCAGAAATGGGTGCAAAAGTTATGGGGTGATGAGCCAATTGCTGAGGAATTGCAACCATTAATTAAGCGATTAATTACTCCAATCGTTGTAGAACTGGAACATATGCAACAGATCCATGAATGGTTGGATATGCAGCGCCTATCGAAACAGCCAGGGCGAATTGTGGCTCCTCCACGAGCAGGTAAGTCTATCACTTGCGATGTTTACAGGTTGCTAAATAAGCCACAGAAAAAACCAGGTAGGCGAGATATTGTACCCGTTTTGTATTTGCAAGCCCCTGGAGATTGTTCCGTAGGAGAATTATTAGGATTAATTCTTGAGCTTCTTAAGTATGGTGCAACTACGGGGAAAGTAACCGAACTTAGAAAAAGGGTTCAACGGGTTCTGAAGGAATCTCAGGTAGAGATGATTATTATTGATGAAGCCAATTTCCTTAAGCTGAATACGTTCAGCGAAATTGCCCGTATTTATGATTTGTTAAAAATTTCGATTATTCTGGTGGGTACAGATGGACTAGATAATTTAATCAAGCGAAATGAGTATATTCACGATCGCTTCATAGAGTGTTACCGCTTTGATGTCATATCGGAAAAGAAATTTCCCAAGATGGTAGAAATATGGGAACGGGAGATTGCTGACTTACCAGTGCCATCGAATCTTAACAGAGAAGAAACTTTAAAGCCTTTGTATACAAAAACAGGAGGTAAACTTGGTTTGCTAGATAAAGTAATCCGAAAAGCAGCAATTTTATCTTTAAAGAAAGGGTTGAAATCTATTGATAAAGCTACATTGCATGAAGTGCTGGAGCGATTTGAGTAGTGGAAACAGTTGAGGATAAACCTTGGTTTTTCCAAGTAGAACCTTTAGAAGGCGAAAGTATCAGCCATTTTTTAGGACGCTTTCGCCGGGATAATTATTTGACTCCTGGGGAATTAGGTAAACTGGCAGGCATTGGTTGGGTTGTCGGACGATGGGAAAAGTTTTACTTGAATCCCTTTCCTACAAAGCAAGAGTTAGAGGCTTTAGCCTCTATAGTGGGGGTGGAGATTGAAAGGCTGTATCAAATGCTGCCCTCGCAGGGTGTGGTAATGCAGCTTAAACCGATTCGTTTATGTGCAGCTTGTTATGGGGAGAACCCCTATCATCGGCTTGAGTGGCAGTTTAAGGAGCGATGGGGATGCGATCGCCACCAGTTGCGTTTGTTAGCAAAATGCACTAACTGTGAAACACCGTTCCCGGTTCCTGCGTTGTGGGTACACGGTGAATGTCCGCATTGTTTTCTGCCGTTTGCAACAATGGCGAAACGTCAAAAACTTTTGACAAGATGTGATAAATAGTTGAGTGCAATCCCTGAATAAAGATTGAGCAAAATCAGCGAGCATAAGGAGCTGCCTGGATTTATGATCCAGTAGCAGCAATGCCGTCGGAGAGGATAATGGATCTTTGTGTGCGAGAACAACAGCAAGAATGTTTGGAAACTGACCCGCGATTCCCGATTATGGAACTCTTGGGTCAGATTCGAGATACTTCTCCAGCTTCGTCTCGCAATACCTCTAATGGGGCGTTGGTAGGGGAGAGTTATACTCTCTTCAGTGCTGTTAGAAACGGATTGCCTCTATCCGACGTGCGTGCCAGCGTAGTGGCAGGAGAGGTGATTCAGAAGCGTTCCTACCAAACTCGTCGAAAAATTTGGGATGCGATCTCGCGTCGGTATCTTTCGGTGTGCGCTAAGTGGGTGGGGGGTTCCCTGGCTGAGGCTAGTGAGTCGGGATTACAATCAGCAGAGTACCTTTCTCTGGCATATCTATACTTTGCTCTGCGCGATCGCTTAGTGTTTGATTTTGTAACCCAGGTAGTTTCGGATAAGTGGCAGCGACAGGCAACGGCAATCGATCGCTATGATGTGCTGGATTTTTTAAAACAACAGGCTGATGAATTCCCTCAGATTAATCGATGGCGCGAAAGTACGCTTCAAAAACTGGCAAGTAATGCCCTGTCTTCGCTTAGGGATTTTGGTGTTCTTAGAGGCATTCGGAAAAAGTACATCCAACGACCAACGATTGCTTCAGAAACAGTTTTCCATCTGTTGTGCATTCTCATGGCAGAAGGTCTGAGGGGACAAGCTATCTTGTCAGCACCAGATTGGCGGCTGTTTCTCTGGTCTGAAACGGAGGTAGCCAGCGCTTTAAGCGAACTTGCCCAAAAACGGTGGATCAGGTTTGAAAGAGTGGGTAGAACCGTCATTCTAGAGATGATACGGATGCCGGAGGTTCCCAATGAGCCAAAGTAGGGATTGGCAGGGAACGTTGCGGGAGGCTGTTGAACAAATCAAAACCCGATACGAGTTTATTGGTCGTCAGACAGGTGCGTCGTTTTTAGGAGTCGTCTATCCGCCAGAGGTGGAATCGGCAGTCTTAAGAGAGTGGACAACGCTAACAAGTGGACTGGGATCGGAGTTTGACGTTAGAACCGTAGATGTTCTAGCGGTCACCATGTCAGTGGTTGATGAATTGGGTAGTGAGGCGATCGCAGACACACTTGCTGCTCCGATGCCCGGTTCTAACCCGGAAGCTGAGTTGGGTCAGATGTGGGTGAGGGCAGTAGTCGAGCAGGTCAAGCAAGTTTTGTCCCAGCCATCTACTACCAAGCTTGTAGTGGTGTTGGAGCATTTGAGCGCTCTTTATCCAGTAACAAGCCCCCAGGCGGTGATGAAAACTCTGGAGGAAGGTGGAGTAGAGGGACTAGTGGTTTTTTTGATTCCTGGCAGGCTTAAAAGCAGAAACGTGTACTTTTTCATCAATCAACGGGAACACTCTATGTATAGAGGTGACCTTATTTAAAACAGGAGTCCTAAAGGGCGGCTATGCGAATTCGAGAAATATTTCAAACTCCCGTTGAGGAAGATATTGAACCCGTTGTTAAAGTGGGGGAACGCCAAGATGACACGAAGCTAGCCGCTGAAATTGGTAGCTAT comes from the Coleofasciculus sp. FACHB-1120 genome and includes:
- a CDS encoding Mu transposase C-terminal domain-containing protein, whose protein sequence is MEEMPLIDPGVESLLSDEDNDREEIQQKEVTEEIAIVTELSDEAKFRMEVIQSLIAPCDRKTYGQKLKEAADKLGKTVRTVQRLVNKYQKEGLSAITDTERSDKGNYRIDPDWQDFIIKTFKEGNKGSKKMTPAQVAIRVQARAEQLGCEKYPSHMSVYRVLNPIIERQEQKQKIRNIGWRGSRVSHKTRDGQTLDVRHSNHVWQCDHTKLDIMLVDQYGEPLARPWLSKITDSYSRCIMGIHLGFDAPSSQVVALALRHAILPKHYSSEFNLHCEWGTYGIPENLFTDGGKDFRSEHLKQIAFELGFECHLRDRPSEGGIEERGFGTINTDFLAGFYGYLGSNVQERSEKAEEEACVTLREIHLLLVRYIVDNYNQRIDARTKDQTRFERWDAGLPTLPPVIKERELDICLMKKTRRSIYKGGYLSFENIMYRGDSLPVYAGETVTLRFDPRDITTVWVYRSEMGKDVFLTAAHALDLETEQLSFEDNKAASRKLRKAGKDINNKSILAEVRERDVFIKQKKKSRQERKKSEQAQVHPIYESPKNIQLEAVESSETQPETQPQRPRVFNLDQLSRDYDE
- a CDS encoding TniB family NTP-binding protein, with the translated sequence MQKLWGDEPIAEELQPLIKRLITPIVVELEHMQQIHEWLDMQRLSKQPGRIVAPPRAGKSITCDVYRLLNKPQKKPGRRDIVPVLYLQAPGDCSVGELLGLILELLKYGATTGKVTELRKRVQRVLKESQVEMIIIDEANFLKLNTFSEIARIYDLLKISIILVGTDGLDNLIKRNEYIHDRFIECYRFDVISEKKFPKMVEIWEREIADLPVPSNLNREETLKPLYTKTGGKLGLLDKVIRKAAILSLKKGLKSIDKATLHEVLERFE
- a CDS encoding BrxA family protein, translating into MDLCVREQQQECLETDPRFPIMELLGQIRDTSPASSRNTSNGALVGESYTLFSAVRNGLPLSDVRASVVAGEVIQKRSYQTRRKIWDAISRRYLSVCAKWVGGSLAEASESGLQSAEYLSLAYLYFALRDRLVFDFVTQVVSDKWQRQATAIDRYDVLDFLKQQADEFPQINRWRESTLQKLASNALSSLRDFGVLRGIRKKYIQRPTIASETVFHLLCILMAEGLRGQAILSAPDWRLFLWSETEVASALSELAQKRWIRFERVGRTVILEMIRMPEVPNEPK
- a CDS encoding TniQ family protein, which produces METVEDKPWFFQVEPLEGESISHFLGRFRRDNYLTPGELGKLAGIGWVVGRWEKFYLNPFPTKQELEALASIVGVEIERLYQMLPSQGVVMQLKPIRLCAACYGENPYHRLEWQFKERWGCDRHQLRLLAKCTNCETPFPVPALWVHGECPHCFLPFATMAKRQKLLTRCDK
- the ribD gene encoding bifunctional diaminohydroxyphosphoribosylaminopyrimidine deaminase/5-amino-6-(5-phosphoribosylamino)uracil reductase RibD, with the protein product MMQRCIELARRALGQTAPNPLVGSVIVQDGQIVGEGFHPGAGHPHAEVFALRDAGERAKRATIYVNLEPCNHYGRTPPCSEALVAAGVNKVVVGMVDPDPRVSGGGIERLRAAGIEVVVGVEEDACRQLNEAFIHRVLYQRPFGILKYAMTLDGKIATTTGHSAWITSPNARNEVHRMRVACDAVIVGGNTVRLDNPHLTSHQTEAHNPLRVVMSRTLDLPVEAHVWETVEAPTLVLTEVGANPDFQQMLLKKGVMVVELTPLTPTKAMAYLYERGLSSVLWECGGTLAASAIAEGTVQKILAFIAPKIVGGRLAPSPIGDLGFASMTEALSLERVCWRAVGSDCLVEGYLPLAVSSQ